One genomic segment of Catalinimonas alkaloidigena includes these proteins:
- a CDS encoding type I phosphomannose isomerase catalytic subunit, with protein sequence MTKLYPLKFRTIFKDKIWGGKKIKTILDKDFSPLPNCGETWEISGVEGNISEVAEGALAGKNLKELIQQYQGKLVGERVYTKFQDEFPLLVKFIDANDDLSIQVHPDDALAKQRHNSFGKTEMWYIFQADEGSKLISGFNQPMSKEKYLEAFNSGKLTEILNQEPVKADDVFFLPAGRVHTIGKGLLLAEIQQTSDITYRIYDFDRTDAQGNKRELHVEEALDAIDYQHYDDYKTKYEPKLNEAVRLASCPYFETYRIEADQTMERNYQGLDSFVIYVCMEGEAEIIADGKGYSVKKGDSYLVPASIQHTKLTTSSKFKMLESYVPQ encoded by the coding sequence ATGACCAAATTATATCCACTGAAATTCCGAACCATTTTCAAAGATAAGATCTGGGGAGGAAAAAAAATTAAAACCATCCTGGACAAAGATTTTAGTCCGCTGCCCAACTGCGGTGAGACCTGGGAAATCTCCGGTGTGGAAGGTAATATCTCTGAAGTAGCCGAGGGCGCTTTGGCAGGTAAAAACCTGAAAGAACTGATTCAGCAATACCAGGGCAAGCTGGTAGGAGAAAGAGTATATACAAAGTTCCAGGATGAATTTCCTTTATTGGTCAAGTTCATTGACGCTAATGACGACCTTTCCATACAGGTACATCCCGATGATGCACTGGCTAAGCAACGCCATAATTCATTCGGGAAAACAGAAATGTGGTACATCTTCCAGGCCGATGAAGGCTCTAAACTGATCAGCGGATTCAACCAGCCGATGAGTAAGGAAAAGTACCTGGAAGCTTTTAACTCCGGAAAGCTCACAGAGATTTTAAACCAGGAGCCGGTAAAAGCAGATGATGTTTTCTTCCTGCCTGCCGGACGTGTACATACCATTGGCAAAGGTTTACTGCTGGCAGAGATTCAGCAGACATCAGATATTACCTATCGTATTTATGACTTTGATCGTACTGACGCGCAGGGCAATAAGCGGGAGTTGCATGTGGAAGAAGCTCTGGATGCCATAGATTATCAGCATTATGATGACTACAAAACGAAATATGAACCTAAGCTGAACGAGGCAGTCAGGCTGGCGTCCTGTCCTTATTTTGAGACTTACCGTATTGAAGCAGATCAAACGATGGAAAGGAACTATCAGGGGCTGGATTCTTTTGTAATATACGTATGTATGGAAGGAGAAGCGGAGATCATCGCCGATGGTAAAGGTTATTCGGTGAAAAAAGGAGATTCTTATCTGGTGCCTGCCAGCATACAGCATACAAAACTGACGACCAGCTCAAAATTCAAGATGCTGGAGTCTTATGTACCGCAGTAA
- a CDS encoding cupin domain-containing protein, translating into MPEKDAQYWIDHLNMQPHPEGGYYAETYRSEGKIQELDRSYSTAIYFLLLEDKFSAFHRIHSDEMWHFYAGSPIEVLVLEKNGELKTHRLGGKADQGETFQLVVPGGLWFASRMADISSYGLVGCTVAPGFDFQDFEMASRSALIEQFPQHTQVITELTYPE; encoded by the coding sequence ATGCCTGAAAAAGACGCACAGTACTGGATAGATCATCTTAACATGCAACCTCATCCCGAAGGAGGATATTATGCTGAGACCTATCGCTCGGAGGGAAAGATTCAGGAACTAGACCGATCTTACAGTACGGCTATTTACTTTCTTTTGCTGGAAGATAAGTTTTCCGCTTTTCACCGTATCCACTCCGACGAGATGTGGCATTTCTACGCAGGCAGCCCCATAGAAGTATTAGTATTGGAAAAGAACGGAGAACTTAAAACACATCGTTTGGGTGGCAAAGCTGATCAGGGAGAAACATTTCAGCTGGTAGTGCCCGGTGGTTTATGGTTCGCTTCCCGCATGGCAGATATTTCCTCTTATGGTCTGGTGGGTTGTACCGTTGCTCCCGGTTTTGACTTTCAGGACTTTGAAATGGCCAGCCGTAGCGCTCTGATTGAGCAGTTTCCCCAACATACCCAAGTCATTACTGAGCTTACTTATCCCGAATAA
- a CDS encoding mannonate dehydratase: MHNNRRDFIKKSASVAALSIGGIHNASANTPHQVRKSLTDTSALVQDAGMQMCLAYFWGIEPYKVELAKQMRVLGAVGGISPHMVGMNDKPNWEYSVIKAVKEAWQKEGLQLRVIEGPPSLYHKTKLGLEGRDEEIENFITFMKNISQLGIDTVCYNWMPVISWARTTMDRPSRGGALVSAFDIEDIKDEPLTEYGKFTHEAMWQNIEYFLKAVIPEAEKYGIKLALHPDDPPIDMIRGIPRIMTTVDAFKRLIEIVPSDSNGLTFCQGSFASMGGEDEGVDIPAAIEYFGKRGKIHFVHFRDVRGSKNNFEETFHDDGKTDMYRAMQAYYDVGFKGPIRPDHVPTMARDSNEHPGYSTIGTLFAIGYIRGLMEGVSHSSS; encoded by the coding sequence ATGCACAACAACCGAAGAGATTTTATCAAAAAAAGCGCCTCAGTGGCTGCGCTTTCTATTGGTGGCATCCATAACGCCTCAGCAAATACACCTCATCAAGTCAGAAAATCTTTAACAGACACTTCAGCGCTAGTGCAGGATGCCGGTATGCAGATGTGTCTGGCTTATTTCTGGGGCATAGAACCCTATAAAGTAGAACTGGCCAAGCAAATGAGGGTACTGGGGGCTGTAGGAGGCATCAGTCCCCACATGGTTGGCATGAATGACAAGCCTAATTGGGAGTACAGCGTCATCAAAGCGGTGAAAGAAGCCTGGCAGAAAGAAGGTTTGCAACTGAGGGTCATAGAAGGACCGCCTTCATTGTATCATAAAACCAAACTAGGACTGGAAGGCAGGGATGAAGAGATAGAAAACTTCATCACCTTTATGAAAAATATTTCCCAGTTAGGCATAGATACGGTTTGCTATAACTGGATGCCGGTCATCAGTTGGGCACGCACCACGATGGACCGCCCCAGTCGCGGAGGCGCGCTGGTCAGTGCTTTTGACATAGAAGATATCAAGGATGAACCCCTGACAGAGTATGGTAAGTTTACCCACGAAGCTATGTGGCAAAACATAGAATATTTTCTTAAAGCAGTAATACCTGAGGCAGAAAAGTATGGCATCAAACTCGCCCTTCATCCTGATGACCCGCCCATAGATATGATCAGAGGCATTCCCCGCATCATGACCACAGTTGATGCTTTCAAACGCTTGATAGAGATTGTGCCGAGTGATAGCAACGGCCTTACCTTCTGCCAGGGGAGCTTTGCCTCTATGGGTGGAGAAGATGAAGGTGTAGATATTCCCGCTGCCATTGAGTATTTCGGAAAAAGAGGAAAGATCCACTTTGTGCACTTCAGAGATGTGAGGGGTAGTAAGAATAATTTTGAAGAAACCTTTCATGATGATGGCAAGACCGATATGTACCGTGCCATGCAGGCCTATTATGATGTAGGCTTTAAAGGACCCATACGCCCTGACCATGTGCCTACGATGGCCAGAGACAGCAACGAACACCCTGGCTACAGCACCATTGGCACCCTATTCGCCATCGGCTACATCCGCGGACTGATGGAAGGCGTAAGTCATAGCAGTAGTTAA
- the pgi gene encoding glucose-6-phosphate isomerase has product MLPKIKPTQTQAWKKLSEHYKKTKDVHIKELFKTDAERFQHFSTKFEDILLDYSKNRMTQETLALLLELAKESKLKEAISAMFSGEHINQTEDRAVLHTALRNQSGKAVMVDGQDVMPEVNEVLQRMKQFSEQLISGTWKGYSGKAITDIVNIGIGGSDLGPVMVTEALKHYQVPNIKAHFVSNVDGTHIAETLKALNPETTLFIIASKTFTTQETMTNAESAKSWFLKEGGNQEAVKKHFIALSTNKEKVEAFGIDADNMFGFWDWVGGRYSLWSAIGMPIACTIGFDRFEELLAGAHAMDQHFQQADFEQNIPVILALIGIWYNNFFGAESEAILPYDQYMHRFPAYFQQGNMESNGKYVDRNGQPVDYQTGPVIWGEPGTNGQHAFYQLIHQGTKLIPCDFLAPAQTLNPVGDHHEKLLANFFAQPEALMNGKTTEEVKAELEKQGLSKEEVEKLTPYKVFEGNRPTNSILFKKLTPRTLGTLIAMYEHKIFVQGVIWNIFSFDQWGVELGKQLAKNILPELEDESKVNSHDASTNGLINAYKDMRR; this is encoded by the coding sequence ATGCTACCCAAGATCAAGCCTACACAAACGCAAGCCTGGAAAAAACTCAGTGAGCATTATAAAAAGACGAAAGATGTACATATAAAAGAGCTTTTTAAAACTGACGCTGAGCGGTTTCAGCATTTTTCCACAAAGTTTGAAGACATACTGCTAGACTATTCCAAAAACCGCATGACGCAGGAAACATTGGCCTTGCTGCTGGAACTGGCAAAAGAGAGTAAGCTGAAAGAGGCTATATCGGCCATGTTTAGTGGTGAACATATCAACCAGACCGAAGATCGCGCGGTGCTGCATACGGCTTTACGTAATCAGTCGGGTAAAGCGGTGATGGTGGATGGGCAGGATGTGATGCCTGAGGTAAATGAGGTGCTGCAAAGAATGAAACAGTTCAGCGAGCAGTTGATCAGCGGAACATGGAAAGGGTATAGCGGGAAAGCCATTACTGATATTGTTAACATTGGTATTGGAGGCTCTGATCTTGGTCCGGTGATGGTGACTGAAGCTCTGAAGCATTATCAGGTGCCCAATATCAAAGCCCACTTTGTATCCAATGTGGATGGTACCCATATCGCCGAGACCCTCAAAGCACTTAATCCCGAGACTACTCTTTTCATCATTGCCTCCAAGACCTTTACCACACAGGAGACCATGACCAATGCAGAGTCGGCTAAAAGCTGGTTCTTAAAAGAAGGAGGCAATCAGGAAGCAGTTAAAAAGCATTTTATTGCCCTATCTACCAATAAAGAAAAAGTAGAAGCCTTTGGCATAGATGCTGATAATATGTTCGGCTTCTGGGACTGGGTAGGTGGGCGCTATTCCCTCTGGTCCGCTATTGGTATGCCTATAGCCTGCACTATTGGTTTTGATCGTTTTGAAGAGCTACTGGCAGGCGCCCATGCTATGGATCAGCATTTTCAGCAGGCGGATTTTGAGCAAAACATTCCGGTTATCCTGGCGCTGATCGGGATTTGGTACAACAATTTTTTCGGTGCCGAATCAGAAGCCATATTGCCTTACGACCAATACATGCACCGTTTTCCGGCTTATTTCCAGCAGGGTAATATGGAAAGTAATGGTAAATATGTGGACCGTAACGGCCAGCCGGTGGATTATCAGACCGGACCTGTCATCTGGGGCGAGCCGGGAACCAACGGCCAGCACGCTTTCTATCAGTTGATCCATCAAGGGACCAAACTGATTCCCTGCGATTTTCTGGCACCGGCGCAGACGCTGAATCCTGTGGGAGATCATCATGAGAAACTGTTGGCTAACTTCTTTGCCCAGCCTGAAGCTTTGATGAATGGCAAAACGACAGAAGAAGTGAAAGCAGAACTTGAAAAACAGGGTTTGAGTAAAGAAGAAGTAGAAAAGCTCACGCCTTACAAAGTATTTGAAGGGAATCGTCCTACCAATTCTATCCTATTTAAAAAACTCACTCCCCGTACCCTGGGCACGCTCATAGCGATGTATGAGCATAAAATCTTTGTGCAGGGAGTAATCTGGAACATTTTCAGCTTTGACCAATGGGGTGTAGAATTAGGTAAGCAACTGGCTAAAAATATCCTGCCCGAACTGGAAGACGAAAGTAAAGTAAATAGCCACGATGCTTCTACTAATGGCTTAATTAATGCTTATAAAGATATGAGAAGGTAG
- a CDS encoding toxin-antitoxin system YwqK family antitoxin — protein sequence MARFIFFLSFFMVIASISRQGYAQTSVEEPAPLDTAGQFILDPATKVPLTINLDAEEEEEEEEESEKKEKKRKRNVYYDIKTRKGYAEAGYGQDVIIELFHYLKDYEEPDPYVRDIYWYDTKRNQIRSTRNIQEDKAQILHGPYQKMTEDGEVLEEGIFYKGTKHGRWTRYNKEYILLDKEKYSKGWPRDSEITYYDKDELNKLKEVIPIEYGQREGYYYYFHESGQIAVEGEFQQDKKVGLWTEYYDYKNRLPKKQIKYPDDPFDETLPYTTKEWTPQGQVVYERDKK from the coding sequence ATGGCACGATTCATATTCTTTTTGAGCTTTTTTATGGTAATAGCTTCTATAAGCAGACAAGGGTATGCCCAGACTTCTGTAGAAGAACCTGCTCCCCTGGATACTGCCGGACAGTTCATACTGGACCCCGCCACCAAAGTACCACTTACGATCAATCTGGATGCGGAAGAGGAAGAGGAGGAAGAAGAAGAAAGCGAGAAGAAGGAGAAAAAACGTAAAAGAAACGTTTATTATGATATCAAGACCAGAAAAGGATATGCGGAGGCTGGTTATGGTCAGGATGTCATTATTGAGCTTTTCCATTATCTGAAAGATTACGAAGAGCCTGACCCTTATGTACGTGATATCTATTGGTATGATACCAAACGGAATCAGATACGGTCTACTCGTAACATTCAGGAAGATAAAGCACAAATACTGCATGGACCTTATCAGAAGATGACTGAAGATGGCGAAGTGCTGGAAGAAGGTATTTTTTACAAGGGTACCAAGCATGGCCGATGGACCCGTTACAACAAGGAGTATATCTTACTAGATAAAGAAAAATATTCTAAAGGCTGGCCACGTGACTCTGAGATCACATATTATGATAAGGATGAACTGAATAAACTGAAAGAGGTAATCCCTATAGAGTACGGTCAAAGAGAGGGCTACTACTACTACTTTCATGAAAGCGGGCAGATCGCGGTAGAAGGCGAATTTCAGCAGGATAAAAAAGTAGGTCTGTGGACGGAGTATTACGACTATAAAAATCGCCTACCCAAAAAGCAAATCAAATATCCCGACGACCCTTTTGACGAAACTCTTCCTTACACCACCAAAGAGTGGACTCCTCAGGGTCAGGTAGTGTACGAACGAGATAAAAAGTAA
- a CDS encoding YraN family protein, with protein MRTPAQHTGQSGEELAARFLEKKGFTIISRNYRYRRAEVDLIARKAQLLIFVEVKTRKGSAFGNPEDFVDSKKAALVIEAADHYIHQNDWQGNIRFDIIAILTKPEVDIQHMEDAFF; from the coding sequence ATGAGAACGCCAGCACAACATACAGGGCAATCAGGAGAAGAACTTGCCGCACGCTTCCTTGAAAAGAAAGGGTTTACAATTATAAGCCGCAACTATCGGTACCGAAGGGCGGAGGTAGATCTGATTGCCCGCAAAGCACAACTACTGATATTTGTAGAAGTCAAAACACGAAAAGGCAGTGCATTTGGTAATCCTGAAGATTTTGTAGACAGCAAAAAAGCAGCCCTGGTGATTGAAGCAGCAGACCATTATATCCATCAGAATGATTGGCAGGGTAATATTCGCTTTGACATCATTGCTATACTTACCAAACCTGAAGTTGACATTCAGCACATGGAAGATGCTTTTTTTTAA
- the lipB gene encoding lipoyl(octanoyl) transferase LipB, which yields MNPIQNKKVVFQPLGLIDYQEAWDYQEKLFADTIQLKIENRKFPEVEQKVTPNYLLFCQHPHVYTLGKSGDLENLLLDEQGLAERQVTFYKINRGGDITYHGPGQIVAYPILDLDNFFTDIHRYLRYLEEAVILTLADYGLEAGRIDGLTGVWLDHVEQENPRKICAMGVKSSRWVTMHGLAFNVNSDLQYFEYIVPCGIKDKAVTSLEKELGGRQNIREVEEKLKQHLSDLFEMELEADTSRLSSEAKLEL from the coding sequence ATGAACCCTATTCAAAACAAAAAGGTAGTATTTCAACCTCTGGGCCTGATAGATTATCAGGAAGCCTGGGACTATCAGGAAAAACTTTTCGCTGACACCATTCAGCTCAAAATAGAAAACCGTAAGTTTCCTGAAGTTGAGCAGAAGGTTACGCCCAACTATTTACTTTTCTGCCAGCATCCCCATGTGTATACGCTGGGCAAAAGCGGAGATTTAGAAAACCTGCTTTTGGATGAACAAGGTTTAGCTGAGAGGCAAGTAACATTTTACAAGATCAACCGAGGAGGAGATATTACCTATCATGGGCCAGGGCAGATCGTGGCTTATCCGATTCTTGATCTGGATAATTTTTTTACTGACATCCACCGTTATCTGCGCTATCTGGAAGAAGCCGTGATCCTGACGCTGGCTGATTATGGGTTGGAAGCAGGCCGTATTGATGGACTTACTGGTGTATGGCTGGACCATGTGGAACAGGAGAACCCTCGTAAAATCTGTGCGATGGGGGTAAAGTCCAGCCGTTGGGTAACTATGCACGGTTTGGCGTTTAACGTTAACAGTGATTTGCAGTATTTTGAGTATATCGTCCCCTGTGGTATTAAAGATAAAGCAGTAACCTCCCTGGAGAAAGAACTGGGGGGCCGCCAAAATATACGGGAAGTAGAAGAAAAGCTGAAACAACATTTGTCAGATCTTTTTGAGATGGAGCTCGAGGCCGATACGTCCCGGCTATCATCCGAGGCAAAATTAGAACTATGA